In one Arachis duranensis cultivar V14167 chromosome 9, aradu.V14167.gnm2.J7QH, whole genome shotgun sequence genomic region, the following are encoded:
- the LOC107465502 gene encoding uncharacterized protein LOC107465502 — MANNPANDLNSRLEEGTPLKNTDATPTSPKNTNKPKEDKQPQNTEILDAIRNQQDRLKQLVQEAKHQQEAEKDLQRETRQRRELEDKPLKLEADLKTKTILSSREDSPHKDQDPFTKEIMKAKVPKDFKAPNMTPYDGTFDPSHHLNNFRSRIYLTDASDAIRCKAFPTTLTKTAIKWFDSLSPRSITSFDDLAKKFLARFSIQKDKAKHALSLLGIKQRDRKSLCSYMERFNKACLDIQNLPTEAAIMDLINGLREGPFSHSISKKQPTSLNEVQEREEKYINTEENSRLGETSKTGFSYPHRDKDKESRKKEDQPIEKHRKYHNYTPLRVSLVGIYREICNTEKIPPPCPIKHKRGGSQTEYCKYHQIYGHSTNECYDLKNVIEKLAREG; from the coding sequence ATGGCAAACAACCCTGCCAACGACCTTAACTCTAGATTAGAAGAAGGAACACCACTCAAGAACACAGATGCCACACCAACCTCCCCAAAGAACACAAACAAACCCAAGGAAGACAAACAACCTCAAAACACAGAAATCTTAGATGCCATCCGTAACCAGCAGGATCGCCTCAAACAACTCGTACAAGAGGCCAAACATCAGCAAGAGGCCGAGAAAGACCTCCAGAGAGAAACAAGACAACGTCGAGAGCTGGAGGACAAGCCCTTAAAGCTCGAAGCCGACCTTAAAACTAAGACCATTCTATCCAGCCGCGAAGATAGCCCTCACAAGGACCAAGACCCGTTCACAaaggagatcatgaaagctaaagtcccAAAAGACTTCAAAGCCCCCAACATGACCCCGTATGATGGTACGTTTGATCCGAGTCATCATCTCAACAATTTTAGAAGTCGGATATATCTCACGGATGCCTCAGATGCTATCCGTTGCAAGGCCTTCCCGACCACCTTGACCAAGACAGCAATAAAGTGGTTCGATAGCTTGTCGCCAAGGTCGATAACAAGCTTCGATGACCTCGCCAAGAAATTCTTAgctagattctccatccagaaagacaaagccaAGCACGCTCTAAGCCTGCTAGGGATTAAGCAAAGAGATCGGAAAAGCCTCTGTAgttacatggagagattcaataAAGcgtgcctggacatacaaaatcttccaacagaagcagccatcatggatCTCATCAATGGTCTACGAGAAGGACCCTTTAGTCACTCCATATCCAAAAAGCAACCAACATCTCTCAACGAGGTTCAAGAACGGGAGGAAAAATACATTAATACGGAGGagaactcccgattaggagaaacctcaaagaCCGGATTCTCCTACCCACATCGggacaaggataaagagtccaggAAGAAAGAAGACCAACCCATTGAGAAACACAGAAagtaccacaactacacccctcttcgggtgtctcttgtgggcATTTACCGGGAgatatgcaacactgagaagatcccaccgCCTTGCCCGATTAAACACAAGAGAGGAGGAAGTCAGACAGAGTATTGCAAATACCACCAAATCTACGGGCATTCTACCAATGAGTGCTACgacctaaagaatgtcatagaaaaattggcacGAGAAGGGTGA